The Sphingobium sp. BYY-5 genome contains a region encoding:
- a CDS encoding leucyl aminopeptidase family protein → MTNFSDLLKADKQQPAHSIHVIDTKGFEAWLSAQPERVRTLVAAQRFKGKAGDQAILPGKGADDWSVAVGVASKETLGPWCLARLAETLPKGTYRLAEGTPGDAALGWLTAQYRFDRYRKDDAPAGSRVLLTGSVAQIEPTVQLAKAVALVRDLVNTPAADMGPPDLEAAAEKVAKPFGAVVTTTRGDALEQGFPMIHAVGKAADKSFAPRLIELTWGDPSHPRIALVGKGICFDSGGLDIKPSAGMRLMKKDMGGAAHALGLARLVMAAHLPVRLHLLIAAAENAISGKAFRPGDILRTRKGLTVEIGNTDAEGRLVLGDALTRAGEEKPDLIIDFATLTGAARVAVGPDLPALFANDDGLAADMAALGAEVDDPTWRLPLWDGYADMLKSDIADLNNAGEGGFAGAITAALFLKRFVPDDTPWLHLDTFAWRPVARPGRPKGGEALGMRAAFRLLQHRYGKDT, encoded by the coding sequence ATGACCAATTTCTCCGATCTGCTCAAAGCAGACAAGCAACAACCCGCCCATTCGATCCATGTGATCGACACGAAGGGGTTTGAGGCATGGCTTTCGGCCCAGCCCGAACGGGTGCGCACGCTGGTCGCGGCGCAGCGGTTCAAGGGCAAGGCCGGCGACCAGGCGATCCTGCCCGGCAAGGGGGCCGACGACTGGTCGGTGGCGGTCGGTGTCGCCAGTAAGGAAACGCTAGGCCCCTGGTGCCTTGCGCGGCTGGCGGAAACCCTGCCCAAGGGAACATACAGGCTGGCGGAAGGCACGCCGGGCGACGCCGCGCTGGGCTGGCTGACGGCGCAATATCGCTTCGACCGCTATCGCAAGGATGACGCGCCCGCCGGGTCGCGTGTACTGCTGACCGGCAGCGTGGCGCAGATCGAACCGACGGTGCAACTGGCCAAGGCCGTGGCGCTGGTGCGTGACCTGGTCAATACGCCCGCCGCCGATATGGGACCGCCCGATCTGGAGGCGGCGGCGGAAAAGGTCGCCAAACCCTTTGGCGCGGTCGTCACGACGACCCGCGGCGACGCGCTGGAGCAGGGTTTCCCAATGATCCACGCCGTCGGCAAGGCGGCGGACAAGAGCTTCGCGCCGCGCCTGATCGAACTGACCTGGGGCGATCCATCCCATCCGCGCATCGCGCTGGTGGGCAAGGGCATCTGTTTCGACAGCGGCGGCCTCGACATCAAACCGTCGGCCGGTATGCGCCTGATGAAGAAGGATATGGGCGGCGCGGCCCATGCGCTGGGGCTTGCCCGGCTCGTCATGGCGGCGCATCTGCCGGTGCGGCTCCATCTGCTGATCGCGGCGGCCGAAAATGCGATTTCCGGAAAGGCCTTCCGCCCCGGCGACATATTGCGCACGCGCAAGGGGCTGACGGTGGAGATCGGCAACACCGACGCCGAAGGGCGGCTGGTGCTGGGCGACGCGCTGACCCGCGCGGGGGAGGAAAAGCCGGACCTCATCATCGATTTCGCCACCCTGACCGGAGCGGCGCGCGTCGCGGTCGGCCCCGACCTCCCCGCCCTGTTCGCCAATGACGACGGGCTGGCGGCGGACATGGCCGCGCTGGGCGCGGAAGTCGACGACCCGACATGGCGCCTGCCGCTGTGGGACGGCTATGCCGATATGCTGAAATCGGACATCGCCGACCTCAACAATGCGGGCGAAGGCGGCTTTGCCGGGGCGATCACCGCCGCCCTGTTCCTCAAGCGTTTCGTGCCCGACGATACGCCCTGGCTGCATCTCGATACGTTCGCCTGGCGTCCGGTGGCCAGGCCGGGACGCCCAAAAGGGGGCGAAGCGCTTGGAATGCGGGCAGCTTTCCGCCTGCTGCAACATCGTTACGGTAAAGACACCTAA
- a CDS encoding MarR family winged helix-turn-helix transcriptional regulator, producing MNAPESPAQTDRPDMQPLRQWMRTLVDYVRSGKPDLTNRQMALMMTVYISDGPHTVRGLAETLHVSKPVITRALNKLSALGYLRRERDVADRRNIFITRTSKGAEFLDAFHHFIAGTARDDRPRHPPAEHTA from the coding sequence ATGAACGCGCCCGAATCGCCTGCCCAAACCGACCGCCCGGACATGCAGCCGCTGCGTCAGTGGATGCGCACGCTGGTCGATTATGTCCGGTCGGGGAAACCCGACCTTACCAACCGCCAGATGGCCCTGATGATGACGGTCTATATCAGCGACGGACCGCATACGGTGCGTGGCCTGGCGGAGACTCTGCACGTCTCGAAGCCGGTCATCACCCGTGCGCTCAACAAGCTTTCGGCCCTCGGTTATCTCCGACGAGAGCGCGATGTGGCCGATCGTCGGAATATTTTCATCACTCGGACCTCGAAAGGGGCGGAATTCCTTGACGCCTTTCACCATTTCATCGCAGGAACCGCGCGCGATGACAGGCCCCGACACCCCCCCGCGGAACACACCGCCTGA
- a CDS encoding sorbosone dehydrogenase family protein: MNKHVIVLPLVALALAGGAFLYLAQGDTARLPVGADTGREPVFTSPRNETLPTINIAEVKPWQGNAKPVAAKGLAVARFADGLAHPRSLLRLPNGDILVAETNSPPRPKDGIVQRVMNYLMNKAGAGVPSANRITLLRDADGDGRAETKTAFLTGLNSPYGMALIGDTLYVANTDALLAFPYKEGETQITAKGRKIIDLPAQAPNQHWTKSLVAAPNGLLYVGVGSNSNIGDNGLELEANRAVVLEVNPRTGYKRIFASGLRNPVGLAFEPKSGALWGVVNERDMLGGDLVPDYLTRVEFGAFYGWPWNYWGGYEDRRVQPQRPEIREYTKRPDYALGNHVAPLGLTFADKVQLGAPYTDGAFVGLHGSWNRKPAAGYKVVYVGFDDGEAGKAKPVDVLTGFLDKDGNAQGRPVDVTADAKGALLVSDDVGGVVWRVTKVQ; this comes from the coding sequence ATGAACAAGCATGTCATCGTCCTGCCGCTCGTCGCCCTGGCCCTGGCCGGGGGCGCCTTCCTCTATCTGGCGCAGGGCGATACCGCGCGCCTGCCGGTGGGCGCCGACACGGGCCGCGAACCGGTCTTCACCAGCCCGCGCAACGAAACGCTGCCGACGATCAACATCGCTGAGGTGAAGCCGTGGCAGGGCAACGCCAAACCGGTGGCGGCCAAGGGGCTGGCGGTGGCGCGCTTCGCCGATGGCCTCGCCCATCCCCGATCGCTGCTGCGCCTGCCCAATGGCGACATATTGGTCGCCGAAACCAACAGCCCGCCGCGGCCCAAGGACGGCATCGTCCAGCGGGTGATGAACTATCTGATGAACAAGGCGGGCGCGGGCGTGCCGTCGGCCAATCGCATCACCCTGTTGCGCGACGCCGATGGCGACGGCCGCGCCGAAACCAAGACGGCGTTCCTGACCGGCCTCAACTCGCCCTATGGCATGGCGCTGATCGGCGACACGCTGTATGTCGCCAACACCGACGCGCTGCTGGCCTTCCCCTATAAGGAGGGAGAGACGCAGATCACGGCCAAGGGCCGCAAGATCATCGACCTCCCCGCCCAGGCGCCCAACCAGCATTGGACCAAGAGCCTGGTCGCAGCGCCCAACGGCCTGCTCTATGTCGGTGTCGGCTCCAACAGCAATATCGGCGACAATGGCCTGGAACTGGAAGCCAATCGCGCCGTCGTGCTCGAAGTGAATCCCAGGACTGGCTACAAGCGCATTTTCGCATCAGGCCTGCGCAATCCGGTTGGCCTGGCGTTCGAGCCGAAGAGCGGCGCGCTCTGGGGCGTGGTCAACGAACGCGACATGCTGGGCGGCGATCTGGTCCCCGACTATCTGACCCGCGTCGAATTTGGCGCTTTCTATGGCTGGCCGTGGAACTACTGGGGTGGCTATGAGGATCGCCGCGTCCAGCCGCAGCGGCCGGAAATCCGCGAATATACCAAGCGCCCTGATTATGCGCTGGGCAACCATGTCGCGCCGCTGGGCCTGACCTTCGCCGACAAGGTGCAACTGGGCGCGCCCTATACCGACGGCGCCTTCGTCGGCCTGCACGGCAGCTGGAACCGCAAGCCTGCCGCCGGCTACAAGGTCGTCTATGTCGGCTTCGATGATGGCGAGGCGGGCAAGGCCAAGCCGGTGGACGTGCTGACCGGCTTCCTCGACAAGGACGGCAACGCCCAGGGCCGCCCGGTCGACGTGACCGCCGACGCCAAGGGCGCGCTGCTGGTCAGCGACGATGTCGGCGGCGTGGTGTGGCGGGTGACGAAGGTGCAATAA
- a CDS encoding NlpC/P60 family protein, translating to MTGPDTPPRNTPPERTRFTLDGRSVALDRRLHAARGDLADLALAGTLFSAHYARAVPLTCVAPGTPILSATAATSEAVSELLRGEIFHALDVTTDWAWGFCGHDGYVGYVRRDALDIEEQPTHRVTTATAPLFSSPNIKSPIADYWPRGARFSGEVQGAFIACAEGFIHSRHAALAADREQDWVAVAERYLGQPYVWGGRGHRGVDCSGLVQVALGAAGIAVPRDTDLQCEGIGAPIDSETRLQRGDIIFFPRHVGIMTDGKTLLHANAHWMAVVAEPLADVVARLADTHAQPIIARRRIGA from the coding sequence ATGACAGGCCCCGACACCCCCCCGCGGAACACACCGCCTGAGAGAACCCGGTTCACACTAGACGGCCGTTCGGTCGCGCTCGATCGCCGCCTCCACGCGGCGCGCGGCGACCTGGCCGATCTGGCGCTCGCGGGCACGCTTTTTTCCGCCCATTATGCACGCGCTGTCCCGCTTACCTGCGTCGCCCCCGGCACGCCGATCCTGTCGGCCACCGCCGCTACATCCGAAGCGGTCAGCGAATTGCTGCGCGGCGAAATCTTCCATGCGCTCGACGTGACGACGGACTGGGCCTGGGGCTTTTGCGGCCATGACGGCTATGTCGGCTATGTCCGGCGTGATGCGCTGGACATAGAGGAGCAGCCGACCCACCGCGTCACCACGGCCACCGCCCCGCTGTTCAGCAGCCCCAACATCAAGTCGCCGATCGCCGACTATTGGCCGCGCGGCGCGCGCTTTTCGGGCGAAGTGCAGGGCGCCTTCATCGCCTGCGCCGAAGGCTTCATCCATAGCCGCCATGCCGCTCTGGCGGCGGACCGGGAACAGGATTGGGTCGCCGTCGCCGAACGCTATCTGGGTCAGCCCTATGTCTGGGGCGGACGCGGCCATCGCGGCGTCGATTGTTCGGGCCTGGTGCAGGTCGCGCTGGGCGCGGCCGGTATCGCCGTCCCGCGCGACACCGACCTGCAATGCGAAGGCATCGGCGCGCCGATCGACAGCGAAACGCGCCTGCAGCGCGGCGACATCATCTTCTTCCCCCGTCATGTCGGCATCATGACCGACGGCAAGACGCTGCTGCACGCCAATGCCCATTGGATGGCAGTGGTCGCAGAGCCGCTGGCGGACGTCGTCGCGCGGCTTGCCGACACACATGCCCAGCCGATCATCGCGCGGCGGAGGATCGGCGCATGA
- the rimO gene encoding 30S ribosomal protein S12 methylthiotransferase RimO gives MCAPIMATKIPEPPKVGMVSLGCPKALVDSERILTKLRSDGYQMSADYAGADVVLVNTCGFLDSAKEESLEAIGEAIAENGRVIVTGCMGNEAELIRAKFPQVLAVTGAHQYEAVVNAVHEASPPVPNAFVDLVPEGGLKLTPRHYSYLKISEGCNHRCSFCIIPSIRGDLASRRIDAVLREAEKLVAAGTKELLVISQDTSAYGVDTRHETRQWKGRDVRAHMTDMARELGQLRTAEGIAPWVRLHYVYPYPHVDQVIPLMADGLLTPYLDIPFQHAAPSVLKAMKRPANEAKVLDRIRKWRDICPDIAIRSSFVVGFPGESEADFQYLLDWLDEAQLDRVGAFRFEPVEGAAANDLPGAVPEEVKEERYQRIMEKTAAISAAKLQAKVGRILPVIIDEVGEPGEDGNIGATARSQADAPEIDGNVFLRDVGEGRKAGDIFDVRIEDADDHDLYGAPV, from the coding sequence ATGTGCGCGCCGATCATGGCAACCAAAATCCCCGAACCGCCAAAAGTCGGCATGGTGTCGCTCGGCTGTCCCAAGGCTCTTGTGGACAGCGAACGCATCCTCACCAAGCTGCGCTCCGACGGCTATCAGATGTCCGCCGACTATGCCGGCGCCGACGTCGTGCTGGTCAACACCTGCGGCTTTCTCGATTCGGCGAAGGAAGAATCGCTCGAAGCCATTGGCGAAGCGATCGCGGAAAATGGCCGCGTCATCGTCACCGGCTGCATGGGCAATGAGGCGGAACTGATCCGCGCGAAATTCCCGCAGGTGCTGGCCGTAACCGGCGCGCATCAATATGAGGCGGTGGTGAATGCGGTGCATGAAGCGTCCCCGCCCGTGCCCAACGCCTTTGTCGACCTGGTGCCCGAAGGCGGGCTGAAGCTGACGCCGCGCCATTACAGCTATCTGAAGATCAGCGAAGGCTGCAACCATCGCTGTTCCTTCTGCATCATTCCGTCCATCCGTGGCGACCTGGCGTCGCGCCGGATCGACGCGGTGCTGCGCGAGGCGGAAAAGCTTGTTGCCGCCGGGACGAAGGAACTGCTGGTCATCAGCCAGGATACCTCGGCCTATGGCGTCGACACGCGCCACGAAACCCGCCAGTGGAAGGGCCGGGACGTGCGCGCGCACATGACCGACATGGCGCGCGAACTGGGGCAATTGCGCACGGCGGAGGGCATCGCCCCCTGGGTGCGGCTGCACTATGTCTATCCCTATCCCCATGTCGATCAGGTCATTCCGCTGATGGCCGACGGGCTGCTGACGCCCTATCTCGACATCCCGTTTCAGCACGCCGCGCCATCGGTGCTGAAAGCGATGAAGCGCCCGGCCAATGAAGCCAAGGTGCTGGACCGCATCCGCAAGTGGCGCGACATCTGCCCCGACATCGCGATCCGCTCCAGCTTCGTCGTCGGCTTCCCCGGCGAGAGCGAGGCGGATTTCCAATATCTGCTCGACTGGCTGGACGAAGCGCAGTTGGACCGCGTCGGCGCCTTCCGCTTCGAACCGGTCGAGGGGGCGGCCGCCAACGATCTGCCCGGCGCGGTGCCCGAAGAGGTCAAGGAAGAACGCTACCAGCGCATCATGGAAAAGACCGCTGCGATCAGCGCCGCGAAATTGCAGGCGAAGGTCGGTCGTATCCTGCCGGTCATCATCGATGAGGTGGGCGAACCGGGCGAGGATGGCAACATCGGCGCGACCGCCCGCAGCCAGGCCGACGCGCCGGAGATCGATGGCAATGTCTTCCTGCGTGACGTGGGCGAAGGGCGGAAGGCCGGGGACATTTTCGACGTCAGAATCGAGGATGCCGACGACCATGATCTCTATGGGGCGCCGGTTTAA
- a CDS encoding TonB-dependent receptor produces the protein MRLKSALQCGVMLSVVAWTVPAFAQSTAPQADDGDAIIVTGSRIRQNPLEQDSPVITVDQTALARTGLSAVADVLQRLPSASGGLNSKVNNSGNIGNPPDGGGVGAGSAEIDLRYLGAKRTLVLVDGMRYVNGASASGIPSTVDLNTIPANMIERIEVLQSGQSPLYGSDALAGVVNIITKATQEGLQASAQFGTYRQGDGHTQDYQLSYGVKGPTTNVVFGVSYVKQEAVLTRDRKTSQFPNPGQTSCSDPIGGCSSAPLNGFIDLGNGTPVLTPKNPPLNGRGRYDPLNPTGPNSDFRAFTTADRFNFSPYNYFLTPSERYGGFLSVKQELSDNINFRAKLVYNHRKSQNQAAFLPLFVGPDAGNGNLLDTISIDATNPYNPFGYTLSAGTSGDTPTYSTVRRRLVEAGQRTYSQTVDTMTMSGGLDGSFHIGDHKWYWDATAFIGFNDAKQLFTGNINAAKLQQALGPVADCVAPCVPFNIFGGAGSVTPEMLAFVAFDEKARSSQQIRDYTANLSGDLFDLPAGPVGLAIGYEHRFQQGSFTPDPVITAGLGADIPAQPAKGHYNSDEVYAELRVPVLRNTPFFHSLDLDGAVRHANYSTSGSSTTLTGSVLWKPVADLLLRGSYAEGFRAPSIGELFGAESRSDAPIDDPCTSAAGGLFNSNPTVRANCIANGVPANGSYDEPTGGQLGVLTGGNDQLKPETSKTWLFGGVYSPSWARNSGFASTLSLEVNYYDIQVNNAIANIAPQTTLSRCALLGDPLSCASITRTNSGLISRINGRLQNIGDIKTRGIDVTFNYRSPETGVGNIGFAVNGNFLLKYAETFPSADGFTTTSYRGTTRGFPDQSYPKFKGNAVLDWSLDSVSASFTGRYIRSVTEADGRRLGNTFYGDVQLSFTPNFLDGRASFTIGVNNVFNQDPPACFSCTGPNYDPTTYDVPGQFGYARISYKM, from the coding sequence ATGCGCTTGAAGAGTGCCTTGCAATGCGGCGTCATGCTTTCCGTCGTCGCCTGGACCGTTCCCGCCTTTGCCCAGTCCACCGCGCCGCAGGCCGATGATGGCGACGCCATCATCGTCACCGGCTCCCGCATTCGCCAGAACCCGCTGGAACAGGATTCCCCGGTCATCACCGTCGATCAGACGGCGCTCGCCAGGACCGGCCTGTCGGCCGTGGCCGACGTGCTGCAACGCCTGCCAAGCGCGAGCGGCGGCCTCAACAGCAAGGTCAATAATAGCGGCAATATTGGCAATCCACCGGACGGCGGCGGCGTCGGCGCGGGTTCGGCGGAAATCGACCTGCGCTACCTCGGCGCCAAGCGCACGCTCGTCCTTGTCGACGGTATGCGCTACGTCAACGGCGCGTCGGCGAGTGGCATCCCGTCCACGGTCGACCTCAACACCATCCCGGCCAACATGATCGAACGGATCGAGGTGCTGCAATCGGGCCAGTCGCCTCTCTACGGTTCTGACGCGCTGGCGGGCGTGGTCAACATCATTACCAAGGCCACTCAGGAAGGATTGCAGGCCTCAGCCCAGTTCGGCACCTACCGCCAGGGGGACGGCCACACCCAGGATTATCAACTGAGCTACGGCGTCAAGGGACCGACCACCAACGTCGTGTTCGGCGTCAGCTATGTGAAGCAGGAAGCGGTCCTCACCCGCGACCGCAAGACGTCCCAATTCCCCAATCCGGGCCAGACCAGTTGTTCCGATCCGATCGGCGGATGCTCCAGTGCGCCGCTTAACGGCTTCATCGACCTTGGTAATGGCACGCCGGTGCTGACGCCCAAAAATCCGCCGCTTAACGGGCGCGGGCGCTATGATCCGCTGAACCCGACCGGCCCGAACAGCGACTTCCGCGCCTTTACGACCGCCGACCGGTTCAACTTCTCGCCCTATAATTATTTCCTGACGCCTTCGGAACGATATGGCGGCTTCCTCAGCGTGAAACAGGAATTGAGCGACAACATCAATTTCCGCGCGAAGCTGGTCTATAACCACCGCAAATCGCAGAACCAGGCGGCGTTCCTGCCCCTGTTCGTCGGCCCTGACGCGGGCAACGGCAATCTGCTCGACACCATATCGATCGACGCCACCAATCCGTACAACCCCTTCGGCTACACCCTGTCGGCCGGGACGAGCGGCGACACGCCCACCTATTCGACCGTGCGCCGTCGCCTGGTCGAGGCAGGCCAGCGCACCTACAGCCAGACGGTCGACACCATGACCATGTCCGGCGGCCTCGACGGGTCGTTCCATATCGGCGACCATAAATGGTATTGGGACGCGACCGCCTTCATCGGCTTCAACGACGCCAAGCAGCTCTTCACCGGCAACATCAACGCCGCCAAGTTGCAGCAGGCCCTTGGTCCCGTGGCCGACTGCGTGGCGCCCTGCGTGCCGTTCAACATCTTCGGCGGCGCAGGTTCGGTGACGCCGGAAATGCTGGCCTTCGTCGCGTTCGACGAAAAGGCCCGCTCCAGCCAGCAGATCCGGGATTATACCGCGAACCTGTCGGGCGACCTGTTCGACCTGCCCGCCGGTCCCGTGGGACTGGCGATCGGCTACGAACATCGTTTCCAGCAAGGCAGCTTCACGCCCGACCCCGTCATTACCGCCGGCCTGGGCGCGGACATCCCCGCACAGCCGGCCAAGGGCCATTATAATTCCGACGAAGTCTATGCCGAATTGCGCGTTCCCGTGTTGAGGAACACGCCTTTCTTCCATTCGCTCGACCTGGACGGCGCGGTGCGCCACGCCAATTATTCGACCAGCGGCAGCAGCACCACCCTCACCGGGTCGGTCCTGTGGAAACCGGTCGCCGACCTGCTGCTGCGCGGTTCCTATGCAGAAGGTTTCCGCGCACCCAGCATCGGCGAACTGTTCGGGGCCGAATCGCGTTCCGACGCACCGATCGACGATCCGTGCACCAGCGCAGCGGGTGGCTTGTTCAATTCCAACCCGACCGTCAGGGCGAACTGCATCGCCAATGGCGTACCAGCCAACGGCAGCTACGACGAACCCACCGGGGGCCAGTTGGGCGTCCTGACGGGCGGCAACGACCAGTTGAAGCCCGAAACGTCGAAGACCTGGCTGTTCGGCGGCGTCTACAGCCCATCCTGGGCGCGCAACAGCGGTTTCGCGAGCACATTGAGCCTGGAGGTCAATTATTACGACATCCAGGTGAACAACGCGATCGCCAACATCGCGCCCCAGACGACGTTGTCGCGCTGCGCCCTGCTGGGCGATCCGCTGAGCTGCGCATCGATCACCCGCACCAACAGCGGTCTTATTTCGCGGATCAACGGCCGGTTGCAGAATATCGGCGACATCAAGACGCGCGGCATCGACGTCACGTTCAACTATCGCTCGCCCGAAACCGGAGTCGGCAATATCGGCTTCGCCGTGAACGGCAATTTCCTGCTGAAATATGCCGAAACCTTCCCGTCCGCCGATGGCTTCACCACCACCAGCTATCGCGGCACGACGCGCGGCTTCCCGGACCAGTCCTATCCCAAGTTCAAGGGCAATGCGGTTCTCGACTGGAGCCTGGACAGTGTGTCGGCATCGTTCACCGGCCGCTATATCCGCAGCGTTACGGAAGCGGACGGCAGGCGCCTGGGTAACACCTTCTACGGCGACGTCCAGCTCAGCTTCACGCCCAATTTCCTCGACGGGCGCGCCAGCTTCACGATCGGCGTGAACAATGTCTTCAACCAGGACCCGCCAGCCTGCTTCAGCTGCACCGGCCCCAACTACGACCCCACAACCTATGATGTGCCGGGCCAGTTCGGTTACGCCCGTATCAGCTATAAAATGTAA
- the argC gene encoding N-acetyl-gamma-glutamyl-phosphate reductase encodes MSTAIFIDGGHGTTGIEIGDRLAGRPELSLIALEEKDRRDAGARRDALNAADIVILCLPDDAAREAVSLIDNDHTRVIDASTAHRVADGWTYGFPELEPGHREKLANSRFVANPGCWPTGFLALVRPLVLAGLLPADWPVTVSGASGYSGGGKAMIAEYEGEAGVPTAFRPYGLSLAHKHVPEMTRYSGLTHPPLFAPAVADAYRGMIVEVPLQLRAMPGAPSVADIQAALAAAYAGSPLVGVASLEESASLTQVALEHVGATDRLALFVFGNADSGQARLVAALDNLGKGAAGAAVQNLNILAGLPETAGLRL; translated from the coding sequence ATGAGCACGGCCATCTTCATCGACGGCGGCCACGGCACCACCGGCATCGAGATTGGCGACCGGCTGGCCGGCCGCCCCGAACTGTCGCTGATCGCGCTGGAGGAAAAGGACCGCAGGGACGCCGGCGCGCGCCGCGACGCGCTCAACGCCGCCGACATCGTCATTCTCTGCCTGCCCGACGACGCCGCCCGCGAAGCCGTGTCGCTGATCGACAACGACCATACGCGCGTCATCGACGCATCGACCGCGCATCGCGTCGCAGACGGCTGGACCTACGGCTTCCCCGAACTGGAACCGGGCCATCGCGAAAAGCTGGCGAACAGCCGCTTCGTCGCCAATCCGGGCTGCTGGCCGACCGGCTTTCTGGCACTGGTCCGGCCGCTGGTGCTGGCCGGGCTGTTGCCCGCCGACTGGCCGGTGACGGTGTCGGGCGCATCAGGCTATTCGGGCGGCGGCAAGGCAATGATCGCCGAATATGAGGGCGAAGCCGGCGTGCCGACCGCCTTCCGCCCCTATGGCCTCAGCCTTGCCCACAAGCATGTGCCGGAAATGACCCGCTATTCAGGCCTCACCCATCCGCCGCTGTTCGCGCCCGCCGTGGCGGACGCCTATCGCGGCATGATCGTCGAGGTGCCGTTGCAACTGCGCGCCATGCCGGGCGCGCCATCGGTCGCCGACATCCAGGCCGCACTGGCCGCCGCCTATGCCGGCTCCCCCCTCGTCGGCGTCGCCTCACTGGAAGAGAGCGCCTCCCTGACGCAAGTGGCGCTGGAGCATGTCGGCGCGACCGACCGGCTCGCCCTGTTCGTGTTCGGCAATGCGGACAGCGGCCAGGCCCGCCTGGTCGCCGCGCTCGACAATCTGGGCAAGGGCGCAGCGGGCGCCGCCGTCCAGAACCTCAACATCCTCGCCGGCCTGCCGGAAACTGCGGGCCTGCGCCTTTAG
- a CDS encoding DUF4163 domain-containing protein: MRAKFIQVRGLVPAAAALLVACSPSQDKDGAAGNAAANAAAARFVDRMAGTPPPAPPAPSGHAFEEKDKSDFLEFSYSYPAQAAAVPFLVEKFGKERTSSKADALKMAKDDSASAKRSDYPFRPHSLETQWSVAADTPRFLSLQSQTYVYTGGAHGMTGYDAVLWDKARNRETSVKALMTTPAAFAAAIHDRFCAELDKQRAEKRGEPVVRSDDDFTKCIDPMEQVLVPTSQDGKLIDSMTFVIGPYSAGPYAEGSYEVALPVDTAMRNAIKTEYQDGFVAR, from the coding sequence ATGCGGGCCAAATTCATACAGGTCAGGGGGCTGGTTCCGGCGGCAGCGGCGCTGCTCGTCGCCTGTTCGCCGTCGCAGGACAAGGATGGGGCAGCGGGCAACGCGGCCGCCAATGCGGCGGCGGCCCGCTTCGTCGACCGGATGGCGGGAACGCCGCCACCGGCGCCTCCCGCCCCTTCCGGCCATGCCTTCGAAGAGAAGGACAAGAGCGACTTCCTGGAATTTTCCTATAGCTATCCGGCGCAGGCGGCGGCAGTTCCCTTCCTGGTCGAGAAGTTCGGCAAGGAAAGGACATCGTCCAAGGCCGACGCGCTCAAGATGGCGAAGGACGACAGCGCATCGGCGAAGCGATCGGACTATCCCTTCCGCCCGCACAGCCTGGAAACCCAATGGAGCGTCGCGGCGGACACGCCACGCTTCCTGTCGCTCCAGTCCCAGACCTATGTCTATACCGGCGGCGCGCATGGCATGACCGGCTATGACGCTGTGCTGTGGGACAAGGCGCGCAATCGGGAGACGAGCGTCAAGGCGCTGATGACCACGCCCGCCGCCTTCGCCGCCGCGATCCATGACCGCTTCTGCGCCGAACTGGACAAGCAGCGCGCGGAAAAGCGCGGCGAACCGGTTGTGCGCAGCGACGATGATTTCACCAAATGCATCGACCCGATGGAGCAGGTGCTTGTCCCCACGTCACAGGACGGCAAGCTGATCGACAGCATGACCTTCGTCATCGGTCCCTATAGCGCCGGTCCCTATGCGGAAGGCAGTTATGAGGTCGCGCTGCCCGTCGACACGGCGATGCGCAACGCGATCAAGACGGAGTATCAGGACGGTTTTGTGGCGCGATAA